In Bacillota bacterium, the genomic window GAGCCACTTGGCCACCGGGGCACCTCCTCTACTTCGGACCCAGGATGCAGCCCTCCCAGACCTCGCATTCCCGGCACTTCCAGGACTGCGGCGGAACAGGGTCGCGCGAGCCCGCCTCCAGCTCCCGGAACACCTCCAGGGCGGACGCGGCGGCCGCCAGGTCCACAGGGGCGTCGCGCCGCTCGCCGTCCAGGAGCACCCGCTTCCACCCGGCCCCGAAGGCCAGCCCGCAGAGGTCGGCGTGCAGCTCCATCACCGGCCAGGCAAACCGGGCCGGGAAGGCAGGCAGGGGCTCGCGCTCGATCACGGCACTGTCTTCTACACCGTCCGGCTCGGTGCACAGGAACAGGCCGCCTACACGAACCCACCGCCTGGGCCCGCCGCCCGAGACCCCACCGGGCAGCAGGGGCAGCCCGAGCAGGCCGTCGCCGCCCAGGACCTCGCCTCCGGCCACGGCATCCGACAGGGCCAGGTCGAGCAGGTCCTCCGGGGAACCCGGAGCTGCCCTGACCACCCCCTGGGCCAGGGCAAGCTGCACCCGGTCGGCCAACCAGGCGCGGAACACCGCCGGCTCAGCTTCCCTGGCCTCCACCACCGCGGCCCAGTGGCACCACTTGAGCCGGGCCACCGTCACAGCCGACACCCAAACCACCCGGTCGGGGTCGGCACCCGCGTGCGCCTTGGCACGCTTGAGCATTTCCCACACACCCACCACGTCCCCGCCTCCCCCTCCCCCGGTTTCAGTCCGCCCGGGCCGGCACCGAAACCGCCGTCCGGCGCCTGCCCGCGGGCATCCGCGCGAGAACGCGCCTGGGACGGTACCGGGCGGCGCAGCAGGAACCGAGTGGTCTGCCGCTGCCACACCAGCAAAGCTCGTCCCCGAGATCCTGCGGGACCGGGTCGAGGCGTGCGGCGGCCCAGCGGACGAAATCGGCGGGCGTGCGCCAAGACGCGCTGTCGCGGGCACGACACTCAAGGCCCATCACACGGGCTATCCTCCTGAGGAGCCACCTGGCAGGGAGCCGCCGCCTGCGGCCGGGCGGAACGCGCAGCCTGGGGCCGGACGTCAGCGGCCAGCCGAGGTCCGACGCCCACATTGGCGCGTACCGCCTGGGGCCGCACTCGGAGGCCAGCCGGCTCAGCAGGTCGACCAGGTCAAAGGCCACCCCGTGCTCGACGCCGCGGAAGTCCCAGGGCGTTACTCTCCGGCCCCGGAGGGGGACACAAGAATGCTCGTCACGCGCTTGGTCAGGCACACCTGGCCGGTCACGTTTCTCGTCCACAGCCGCACCACCTCCTCTACCCCGTCTTCGTACCGGACACGCTCGTGCCACCGCACCAGCACGCTGCTGGGCAGCGTCTGCACGGTCGGAAGCCAATGCGAGGGAAGGCGGTTGCCAGCACACGCCCAGAGCCTCCCGGCGAGGTCCAGTGCCGACTTCACCAGCCGCCCAGGCGGGAGCATGTTGGGCAAACCCACACAGCCGAGGCTGCGCAGCCGCCACGCGAACAGCCTTAGTTGCCACCAACCTTCGGGGGTGCCGTCCGTGCGCACGGCTATTTCCAGGAAGGGGTTGACCTCAAAGGGCCACCGCCGCGGGGCGGCATTGAGCCAGGGAGCCCACTCCAGATCGTCCACCTGCTCCTTGAGCCAGCCGACACCAGGCGGCCGGCCCCAGCAGACAGCGTGCAGCGTCCTCACCCTGCCGGGACACGCGACCAGGTAACCAACGAGCGTCCAGCCGCGAGCCAGGCGGAGGCGCGGGAAGCAGGACAGGCACCAGCTCGGGTCCCAGGGCACGGGCGCCACCACCTGGCGCTGGACCCCCATGGCGACCGTGCGGGCCAGGGAGCGCACGCGCCCTTCGGCCATCGCCAGGCGGCGCTCGACCAGGGCCACCTCGTCTGCGGAAATCACGACTTTCATGCACTCGCACCCCCTCCAGCTTGAACCAGGTCCTTTCCCCGCAGGCGGAGGAGCTTGATCCCATGTGCACCGACGACGAGAAAGAACCAGGGCGCATCGGGTCCCAGGTACTTCGCCAGGCGGGACGCATCGCGGGCCGTTTCCACCACGGCCAGCACGCCGCAGTCCGCACCGCACTCCTGCGCTCTTCCCTCCGGGGTCGCGAGGACACACAGCCGGTGTACCGGGAACGCCCGGAAGTCCTCAAGGAGGCAAAACTGGCCGCCGACGTGGCACCAGAACTGCTGATCCTCGGTCCTGTAGCGCCTGGCCCTGCGCTGGGGCGCGGGTGCCAGGTCCAACCCGTAGCGGGAGGCCTCCCGGACGGCCTGCCAGGCCCCGGCGTCCCGGCTGCCCAACCACTCCACCAGCTTCGGCACCGACCAGGAGGGCTTGGGTATCCAGGTGGGGGTGCCGCACTTGCCATGGACCCAGGTGTCAAGCTGGCGTGACCAGGTGCGGTTGTCCCGGGCCAGGATGACCCAGTCATGCACACCAGAGGCATACCGCAGGAGGCGCCGCCACCTCTTCCACGAGATGGGCGCCCGGATCAGGACAACGAGCCGCGAGTTCTGCAGCAGTCCCAGCACGGGCCTGGACTGATACGGCAAACGCGCCCTCGCCCGCAATTCCTGGCTGACCAGGATGTCCTCGCGGCGCACCCCGCTCCGGACCAGCTCCACAAACAGGGCACTCTGCTCCGCCAGCCGCTCCCCGGCCGCGACGTTCATCCGCGACCCGCGCCGGCTGCCTCCAAGGCCCATGACCTCGATGCCCTTCTTCGTGAGCACCACGTACCGCCGCCGCGCATCACTGCACCCGCGCCGTACCTCCACCAGCCCGTCCCCGGCCAGGTCCTGCACGACCCGCGTGCACCGGACCTTGTCCCCCCCGCACCACAGGTCACGCACGTCACCGAGCCACATTGCACCAACGCGCGCCAGATCCTCCAGGATTCCATCACGCGCCTCAGTCACCAGCGTGTACCCCCCCTCTCCACCACGCGCG contains:
- a CDS encoding SEC-C metal-binding domain-containing protein, with translation MDEKRDRPGVPDQARDEHSCVPLRGRRVTPWDFRGVEHGVAFDLVDLLSRLASECGPRRYAPMWASDLGWPLTSGPRLRVPPGRRRRLPARWLLRRIARVMGLECRARDSASWRTPADFVRWAAARLDPVPQDLGDELCWCGSGRPLGSCCAARYRPRRVLARMPAGRRRTAVSVPARAD